The genomic segment CACTTTTGTCaatatcagtatttttttatgttgattaaAGTGGTTATCCATCCACAACCTAATTATCAAGGGTCTAGGACAAAATACCCtggcattttgtaaatgtttagcttaaaattgcatatttgtgttccatttacttacatttataaaggtgcactatgtagttttggtagagaagtgtgaaagttggagatatttacagattatgtggtatatgtccatcataactctaaacacaaactgtcctcagatgaaaatttggtccctgtaacactgtttgaagataaaatgctactggagaagttatggtggtgggcccgcaacagtgaaagtgtaactctcctggtagctttatatcgccaaacagtgttccagggacccattttttactttgaatgaaGTTTGCGTATTCAattcagaaaatatatcaaagaattgtttcacttttccaactttcaaatttcaccaccaaatctacatagtgcacctttaaacatgtATGATCTAATATATGTTTGTATGCTGTAATATTGGCACCAGTAGTTGCATTTTAGATGTGTCGGCTattaggggccatgtggtaggtagtatcagcgtgtcactacctggagcttgctTGCCAAAGTCTGGTACTAtagaaggtggcaatgctgtttgggctgtgatggccatgatgtaaagaaggagagatgtaaAGTGTTGCCTGTGGGTATGTTATCCTTTGATTAGGGCACAAGTACCTTGAGTTTATTCCAAATACTGAAGAAATTAATTCCCCCTGAAGATTTTGATCAGATGTTGTAATTAACTTAAGATATGAATTAATTAAGGATGCACCGATCCTGACTAAGACAGCCAGATCAGGTATCAGTAAGAATTTGCCGATCTATGAGACCCATCCAAAAGGCCGATCTATTCACTTCAGTTTTATGCTATTCTGTGTTTAAGACAAATGTGCTACATTACTGTCATCAGCGTACTGGTATTCTGTGCACTTTGGTAGGTGGAGCAAACATTAAATGGAGGAAGCTAACAACAATTTCTTCAAGAAACAATGGCCTTTGACTGTAGAAGCAGTATGGTCAGTTGGTGTAACTGGTTTGCGTCAATTGGTGTAACCAGTATTTCtcttaaaaatataataatatacaGGGAAATTAAAGTGGAATTAAAGTAGTCCTCTATTGcagtgaaataacatgttttttttaacaatttttacataatttgccAAAAATTAATTGGAAAACAGAGGTGTTTTCAGCTTTGTGCCCCGCTCAGTATTGAAAAAGGGCATAACTTATGGATTTAGggataatcctaataaaatctattttcttgtgctattttaaaatgaagtaattacaaTCATGAGTACACTTACATATACTCTAgatgtataaaatataaaatattcttaatttttcagtggTTACACTACTTGACATTTTTAGTcttaccttttgaaaaaaaaagattgaaatgtcattttaaaaaacacaaaaccaacatctcacatatatatataaatctcacattttaatgaacctgatgcatgctttcaaattgtgtttttaaaagattcttGAATTGGTCATCGGAACAACCAAGCCCTTCAAAAGATAGGTCTTTCgttgttttaaattgtattattcatagactttgttactttgattttcagatgcagtgtcttccacatatcaggagcataaaaacatattcttcatcacttttttgGTCTGATAATAATTCCTGCGgccttcagcctctgtgctTTTTGATTggtattgtgttatgatgtttgtAGATTatgatatttcatgttttaaggtacctcattgtacatttttctatcaattttagggggggggggggggggttactgcTAATTTGGTCTGACAGAGAAATCTATACAAATGAACCATAGATTTAtttgcaaatttattcaaaacttcACATCATTATAAATAGTCAATGgttcacatattctcctcctcttcaacatgtttaaataagtctcaaacttgtctgtcttttgttctaaatccactctgatcctgtattcgatcatgcctataaacccctctatttcagccctgctcagaacaggctgtttctgtgtctgtgcctttaaatgtaaatgagacatgtcacccacctgggggaggtgttactgctctttgtgatgtcataaagagaaaatctccaaacgacctgtttgagcacacattttctgaaaagtggagcaggcacaatacagagaggatggacttttctcatcattggggggtttgtaggcagaccagggacacatattagagttagagaaacatggtgaagtgtattttacataatatgtgacctttaacattaatattaataataataacatagcattgaacattgaaaacaaaacaaagaaaaaataatctaaGAGAAGGAGCAAACTTCTGTTTACCTTATTCTTTTGAAGACGTGCGTGTGCACGTGTGAAAGGGTGAAAGGTTAAAAGAATGCTTATACTCAGGtccatgtctgctgtggtgcaaAGAAAACTAGTGGGCTCTAAGTGACAGGTCAGAGGAAGGTCACACGTCCACATATGATATTGAAATCTATGAAATCCAGAAATCTGGCTTTACTGGTTTCGTCAAAGTACCGTAGTATGcaagtgcagtgaagaaaagtataatcagctttctgtagaaacatggaaaaaaacacagatgttaacacattgtcccctaatgacttctgtctgCTTCAGCTAAACAAATGAACTATAGTTTTATatgcaaatttattcaaaactttacatcattacaaatagCAGATGGTTAgtgatacagcacagataagagaacaaaagtcatcactagcactgacaaccttcatgaattaaaggtcacatattctcctcctcttcaacatgtttaaataagtctcagagctcctctaaacatgtctgtgaagtttcttgttctaaatccactccgatcctgtatttgatcatgtctataaacccctctatttcagccctgctcagaacaggctgtgtgtgtacgtgcgagggtgaaaggttaacagaatgcctgagatccatgtctgctgtggtgcaagGAAAACGAGAGGGACTGGTCAGAGGAATGTCCTACGTCCACATATGATATTGAAATCAAGAAATTTGGCTTTACTGGTTTCGTCAAAGTACCGTAGTATgcgagtgcagtgaagaaaagtataatcagctttctgtagaaacatggaaaaaaaacacagatgttaacacattgtcccctaatgacttctgtctacttcagcttacacaactcagcagagtcttcaaaatgttgaatccagagtccagcatgtagaggctgagtgaatgtggtctggactctgtggaggagagtcatggtttcagagatgctgtagaaggacagaatacctgctctgtgatccaggtacactcctactctggaggaccgaggacctgagacaggagtcctGACATTGTTGTACCAAAAGTCATAACTGTTGTTGTAACAATCTAACGCCCAAGACttgtcattacgtccaaaccaacattcatctgagccccctgctctgctgatattcttgtatgtgactgctacaaaAACTCTTcctctcaactccacttcccaataacaacgtccagtcagactctctttactcaggacctgacacctaccagtgaatctgtctgggtgactagaataagactgttcTTTTCTCATtgctgttacttttctgttctcatcagataataacagctgtgtgcgtgctgtgtttggatccagtgtgatgtcacatgaatattttaagaactcagttctggtcttgggctctggttttggttctgacagtaaaacatccacttcactcactgtctgtgagatgtttgtccatttctctctcaggacatCCTgaagtttatctctgacttctgacacagctgctgtcacgtcctcaaagtacctcagaggacggatcttgatgctggatgagtgtgtagattcactgagtggtgacagtgaggggtagtcgtgtagaaactggttgtgatcttctgtgtgtgagagcttctccagttcagcgtctttcctcttcagctcagtgatctcctgctccagcttctcctgaagctctctgactcgactcacttcagtttgctgctgggatctgacctgctgcttcacatcagagcgtcttttctccatgagacggatcagctcagtgaagatcttctcactgttccccactgttttatcagcagagccattgatagcctccacctcctgttgaagcagcttcacatctttctctctgtcctggattctctgctggatgttttgtcgactcacctcgagctctctctgcttctcgctcctttctgctgcagctgagactgtgtcatgacctttgtgttcatccattaaacagagataacagatagactgctgatcagtacgacaaaatactttcatttcctcattatgACAAGAGCAGACGTtgtcctggagcttcttggagggctccactaGCTTGTGTTTCTTGAAGACAGGTAGTtcataatgaggctgaagatgtttctcacagtaagaggccagacactgcagacaggacttacaggctttcagtttcctcccggtgcagacatcacaggccacatcatcaggtccagcatagcagtgatcagcaggagcagcttggagtccagtcttcttcagcttctccactaaatctgctaacatggtgtttttcctcaagACAGGCCTTGGTGTGAAGtcctgcctacactgagggcagatgtagattgtcttctcatcctctttatcccagtggcttttaatacagctcatacagtaactgtgtccacagggaatagcaaccggatccttcaggagatccagacagatggaacaagagaaggcctccTGGTCTAGTTGAACttctttctgcgccatttctcctctcagtaatgacgactgtctgagtttcacttcttagaaatcaaactagtttAACCTCTCATCtaaacagcatgtgtttgttcattgTCTGCTCTTACACCGTCCCACCTGTTGGTTACActcatcctcaaactgtagatctaaaaGGGAGAGAACAAGGAAATAAATGTCAGAGTGAAGCTGGCTGTGTGTGataggaggaagaagagggaggggttaacaagctctgactcatgtttcattactctgacagggcagattctcaacatgaatacataacctctctctgttgcatggaagcaaactctataagcaagcatgtaaaaaactctagtcacacatttcttaacatgtaaaaagaagtgaataaaacacagagaataagtGAACATGTTCTACAACTACTGTCAGAACGGAGCTACCTGTGAACACCAGcattacaagctgtgaaaatctgagacaccacagggaggggtcagagttccactgaacttcaccaccattggaagaggtgttttcacatactggtggttcacatactggattaaatacactgacctgacctttattccttgtttctgtctatcagatggtcaaactgatgatcaagcagatcattgatattgtctttaaacatacttcaaatcaaattaaagtcataatcctgtttcaaatacaaacctactgaTTCCTACTTTTGCCTTAACTTGAAAAGCCTCCCCTTAAAACAGTCGGTTTGATTCCAAGTAATAGAAGAATTTGGATATGTAGTAGAAGTAGTACACCGacaaaaaatacctcagtgtccttttgtcGCTGCTCATTTGCTGATCCACGCTGCACGGGGCTGTGGAGCtcacttgttggttacaccTATCTTGAACTCgtatattagtgaagcagagggaacaaggaaatgtgtgcacagagtggAGTTGAGCAATAGGGAGGGGTTACCATGCTGCCCTCACGCATGTGAtgaattctcttaaagggacagtgtgagtttgtcagtctgagttGTATCGTGCAgttaagatgaaaacaaaacgatgaacaaccacatgatgtttttaaataacttacagctcacaatagttgaagcaaacattgaaaagcttcatgtttggtttcctctgaaatgtacagtttcatagagctgttttgtataactgaaaaaagttttcttgtgctttaaaggagaagacaacacagagagaatgaagacagaaaatacTACCTGAAATGAGGCTGTGTACAAACATACAACAgcatacagattcataaaagacgTAATGCTGCAATAGAGAGGTTAGACTTTGGAGAATTCATACAAAACTATAATAAAATAGTacgcagaagtttaaatttgtgATTCATCTACGTATGTTTTaccaagtgttgtagtcaagaccacactaactttGACCAAGATATACCTGaaaccagagtgctcagagaccgagacgagaccaagatcaagaccaagaccatgaatatcaataaaacaatcatcatcttcTGTGCAGGGGGCATGTCACTCACTTAAACTGTAACTGTAGcactgattttgagtactacaactctacagtttacccaccttcacttatttatcaggcacaagtaagtaggctcaggactggtgaaatcaaactttgtagttatgtttcaacagtgaataaaatatacaaagcattcattatcaggtatgttaccatcaaattattaaagtttcctgtgtttcatatctaCTTTGTCAATGTGAGCCTGCATcgttctgctgcaggagattattaaatgtaacaaagaaaggATTCTGCTGGCTAACAcctgctctcatctcatttcttcACAGCACTTTACAGTTTCCTGTCCCTTCTAGGCTCAcagtgtacacgtgtgtgtgtccatgtaccTGGCGTTGCTGGGGTGGTAATGCGTGGCGTGGAACTGCTTGAGCTGTTCCCAGGTAAGGTCAGGGATGGCTAGAGGCTCTCCTCCTGACACCACAGAGTACGTGTGGTCTGGATACAGCTTGTTCTGGAGGTGCTGGGCGTACACGCGCTCGTTgtcagactaaaaaaaaacacacaatcaaacgttaaacagtcactgacacactcttatttcaaaaccatttatctgacgtcacctgttcatctcatatctggaacttgtttcttgtttcactgctgttgCATTAGGCCCCATGTCCGCCTAGcattttatagattttgttagctttttctgagtgtctttgttctattgttcccaatgaggagagagcgtttgcagcagcagcaaagcgcAGCGTCCAGCGCCTTTCTTCCGAGCGCTCTGCCTAatttgtgcggccgctccgagcacttcaaactaaaaatctttttatgaggccgctgttgacgtcaccggcgctttTCTTTCAACCAGCCAATCATAAAGTACATCAGTTGGGtccttgctctgtgtctgatcagagCCGTGAGAACGGGGATGTCATTATTATTGAGCTCATCATCCAGGAAAAATTTGGAGGTCAAGCATCCTCCGTTTGATGCTCAAAGTgacagataaaaatcaaacagagaaaagcaacggaacagtgtcggtcatacaggagctgttgtcaacagactgttgtcatagagacaggactgacgtgcagcgcttttattctcagcgcacagccagctattttctgcctgaaaaaagaaaacgctaggtggacacagcagggcctgagttgttttgtttttttgccaactACTAAACCGTGAGCAGGcataattttaactttgttccatgatgtcataacatatttaaggtgagtataaatataaaagcaagaaaaaaaacacttggagTTACCACGAACCACTTCACTCTCAAACTTAATCCATGAGGTGCTTTTAGGTAACATGAAATATAAGATATCTGAAGCTCCTTAAAAGAACACTGAAACTTCACTATATTGTATCTGCATATAAAACTATGATTCAGAAAGTGTAGACTTACAAAAgcccctttcatttcattgaacaccactcctttaaagaccagaggggagttgggatctgttgggttttcattctccagcctccagccctcctgcctgcaaaatcaacacaaacagaaatgaactagtgaagagcagatttcatcagcgactgtttcaaacaagtgatatcag from the Labrus bergylta chromosome 4, fLabBer1.1, whole genome shotgun sequence genome contains:
- the LOC136179002 gene encoding tripartite motif-containing protein 16-like, which encodes MAQKEVQLDQEAFSCSICLDLLKDPVAIPCGHSYCMSCIKSHWDKEDEKTIYICPQCRQDFTPRPVLRKNTMLADLVEKLKKTGLQAAPADHCYAGPDDVACDVCTGRKLKACKSCLQCLASYCEKHLQPHYELPVFKKHKLVEPSKKLQDNVCSCHNEEMKVFCRTDQQSICYLCLMDEHKGHDTVSAAAERSEKQRELEVSRQNIQQRIQDREKDVKLLQQEVEAINGSADKTVGNSEKIFTELIRLMEKRRSDVKQQVRSQQQTEVSRVRELQEKLEQEITELKRKDAELEKLSHTEDHNQFLHDYPSLSPLSESTHSSSIKIRPLRYFEDVTAAVSEVRDKLQDVLREKWTNISQTVSEVDVLLSEPKPEPKTRTEFLKYSCDITLDPNTARTQLLLSDENRKVTAMRKEQSYSSHPDRFTGRCQVLSKESLTGRCYWEVELRGRVFVAVTYKNISRAGGSDECWFGRNDKSWALDCYNNSYDFWYNNVRTPVSGPRSSRVGVYLDHRAGILSFYSISETMTLLHRVQTTFTQPLHAGLWIQHFEDSAELCKLK